The following proteins are co-located in the Eubalaena glacialis isolate mEubGla1 chromosome 14, mEubGla1.1.hap2.+ XY, whole genome shotgun sequence genome:
- the RSAD2 gene encoding S-adenosylmethionine-dependent nucleotide dehydratase RSAD2: MWMLEPLSFTVKLLSAFLQPLGSLWSSLGALFPRLRAAFWLAGGTKSQQQRDRRKPRETSREDEEDRDLPITPTSVNYHFTRQCNYKCGFCFHTAKTSFVLPLAEAKRGLLLLKEAGMEKINFSGGEPFLHDRGEYLGQLVKFCKQELQLPSVSIVSNGSLIRERWFQNYGEYLDILAISCDSFDEQVNVLIGRGQGNKNHVENLQKLRTWCKNYRVAFKINSVINRFNMDEDMKEQIKALNPIRWKVFQCLIIEGENSGEDALREAEPFVISDEEFEAFLDRHKDVPCLVPESNQKMRDSYLILDEYMRFVNCRNGRKDPSTSILDVGVEEAIKFSGFDEKMFLKRGGKYVWSKADLKLDW, translated from the exons ATGTGGATGCTGGAACCCCTGTCATTTACTGTCAAGCTGCTGAGCGCCTTCCTGCAGCCCCTGGGCTCCCTGTGGAGCAGCCTGGGGGCCCTGTTCCCCCGGCTCAGGGCAGCATTCTGGCTGGCAGGGGGCACGAAAAGCCAGCAGCAGCGGGACAGGAGAAAACCAAGGGAGACCAGCAGGGAAGACGAAGAGGACCGCGATCTGCCCATCACCCCCACCAGCGTTAACTATCACTTCACCCGTCAGTGCAATTACAAGTGTGGCTTCTGCTTCCACACGGCCAAAACGTCCTTCGTGCTGCCGCTGGCGGAGGCCAAGAGAGGCTTGCTGCTGCTGAAGGAAGCTG GTATGGAAAAGATCAacttctccggcggagagccattCCTCCATGACCGGGGCGAATACCTCGGCCAGCTGGTGAAGTTCTGCAAACAGGAGCTGCAACTACCCAGCGTGAGCATAGTGAGCAATGGAAGCCTGATCCGGGAGAGATGGTTCCAGAACTACG GGGAATATTTGGACATCCTCGCCATCTCCTGCGACAGCTTTGACGAGCAGGTCAATGTCCTTATTGGCCGTGGTCAAGGAAACAAGAACCACGTGGAAAATCTCCAAAAACTGAGGACGTGGTGCAAGAATTACAGAGTGGCCTTCAAGATAAATTCTGTCATCAATCGATTCAACATGGATGAGGACATGAAGGAACAGATTAAAGCCCTGAACCCCATCCGCTGGAAG GTCTTCCAGTGCCTCATAATCGAGGGTGAGAATTCTGGAGAAGATGCTCTGAGAGAAGCAGAACCGTTCGTGATAAGTGATGAAGAGTTTGAAGCCTTCTTGGACCGCCACAAAGACGTGCCCTGCCTGGTGCCCGAGTCTAATCAGAAG atgagAGATTCCTACCTTATTCTGGATGAATAT ATGCGCTTCGTGAACTGCAGAAACGGGCGGAAGGATCCTTCCACGTCCATCCTGGATGTTGGCGTAGAAGAAGCTATAAAATTCAGCGGCTTTGATGAAAAGATGTTTCTCAAGCGAGGAGGGAAATACGTATGGAGCAAGGCGGACCTGAAGCTGGACTGGTAA